The Candidatus Neptunochlamydia vexilliferae genome includes a region encoding these proteins:
- a CDS encoding TraB/VirB10 family protein, whose translation MPKEEKLQSPHQKTLKTQKKVYLLICVGIIGVLWGAFTLFSGNSKGSKPPEPFYSSPPETASHSLEPKNFRLSQIEWKQDEFENILTSLVSSQEELKETLQEVTQKSSQIASENVSFLKEELEDLKVTLKKDLKENNPSPLDCNLPIKIASLEEFQDEETPHVSAYIPAGTVVRCILVSAADCSVGVQQPKGPAKMLIRPLENGQLPRKVRVALKDSVILASAYGDLANERVYVRADRMTLVEPNGDFVETEVSAYVSGEDGREGVRGIVVDRSGSIITRAAFASFLQGIGQGVQATLNNQTIEKLSKVGDSQTILDVDTFRNAGMQGANTALNKLADYYIKRAEQLQPSIQVAAGRVIDLIFTHGVKIGENNLRKKLEIERSLAKEKKHG comes from the coding sequence ATGCCCAAAGAAGAAAAGCTTCAGTCACCTCACCAAAAAACCCTAAAAACCCAGAAAAAGGTCTACCTCCTCATCTGCGTCGGAATCATCGGAGTCTTATGGGGAGCCTTTACCCTATTTAGCGGAAACTCAAAAGGTTCTAAGCCTCCCGAACCTTTTTATTCCTCTCCTCCAGAGACCGCCTCTCATAGTCTCGAACCCAAAAACTTCCGACTTTCACAGATTGAATGGAAGCAAGACGAGTTTGAGAACATCTTAACCTCTCTTGTATCCAGTCAAGAAGAACTTAAAGAGACCCTGCAAGAAGTCACACAAAAATCCTCCCAAATCGCTTCAGAAAATGTCTCTTTCCTCAAAGAAGAGCTCGAAGACCTTAAAGTCACCCTCAAAAAAGACCTAAAAGAAAACAACCCTTCCCCCCTAGACTGCAACCTCCCCATAAAAATCGCCTCATTAGAAGAATTCCAAGACGAAGAAACCCCTCACGTCAGCGCCTACATCCCCGCGGGAACGGTCGTTCGCTGCATCCTGGTCTCCGCCGCTGACTGCAGTGTCGGAGTCCAACAGCCCAAAGGACCCGCAAAAATGCTCATTCGTCCTCTAGAAAATGGACAACTTCCTCGCAAAGTTCGTGTCGCTCTTAAGGACAGTGTCATCCTAGCCAGTGCCTATGGAGATCTCGCTAACGAACGCGTCTACGTCCGCGCTGACCGGATGACCCTCGTTGAGCCCAATGGAGACTTTGTAGAAACAGAAGTGAGCGCCTACGTCTCCGGAGAAGATGGACGAGAAGGAGTCAGAGGGATCGTTGTTGATCGCTCCGGTTCCATCATTACAAGAGCCGCCTTTGCCTCCTTCCTCCAAGGAATAGGGCAGGGGGTACAAGCCACCCTCAACAACCAAACCATCGAAAAGCTCTCGAAAGTAGGAGATAGCCAAACCATCCTCGACGTCGATACCTTTAGAAATGCGGGTATGCAAGGGGCCAACACAGCCCTTAACAAACTCGCAGACTACTACATCAAAAGAGCCGAACAGCTCCAACCCTCAATACAAGTCGCTGCAGGAAGGGTTATCGATCTCATCTTCACCCATGGCGTGAAGATAGGAGAGAACAACCTTCGAAAAAAGCTAGAAATCGAGCGCTCCCTAGCTAAGGAGAAGAAACATGGTTAG
- a CDS encoding TraK domain-containing protein translates to MKPLLKTLFLLAIGSTTMLSALVEETLDPKSSIEVTLSSTSPNRIMVEGDVITDVIFDENTLQSFLHKKTGQAFLSPLKEIQKCPTSVTIMTLSGEAQTFQVFAEPKAGEVIVLQEKETSPSPQETLLSDYHSLTISFLNDLLWGNIPQGYGVRPTQEQSIPIQNPFTAKMLRTLEGPFEEILVLEIQNHSKRLETLKPPALKRDNDLWVFVSKTHLEPEEKTLAIVSKKKEF, encoded by the coding sequence ATGAAACCCCTTCTAAAAACACTCTTTCTTTTAGCAATTGGAAGCACCACCATGCTCAGCGCCCTTGTCGAAGAGACCCTAGACCCCAAATCTTCCATAGAAGTGACCCTTTCCTCCACTTCTCCCAACCGGATCATGGTAGAAGGAGACGTTATTACCGACGTCATCTTTGATGAAAACACCCTCCAAAGCTTCCTCCATAAAAAGACAGGACAAGCTTTCTTAAGCCCCCTAAAAGAGATCCAAAAATGTCCCACCAGCGTCACCATCATGACCCTTTCAGGAGAGGCTCAAACTTTCCAAGTCTTTGCAGAGCCCAAAGCAGGAGAAGTCATCGTCCTCCAAGAAAAAGAAACCTCCCCATCCCCTCAAGAAACCCTCTTGTCAGACTACCACTCCCTCACCATCTCCTTTTTAAACGATCTCCTTTGGGGAAATATCCCTCAAGGATACGGAGTGCGTCCCACCCAAGAACAAAGCATTCCCATACAAAACCCCTTTACAGCAAAAATGCTCCGAACCTTAGAAGGACCTTTTGAAGAGATCCTAGTTCTTGAAATCCAAAACCACTCTAAAAGGCTCGAGACCCTAAAACCTCCTGCTCTAAAGCGAGACAACGACCTTTGGGTCTTCGTTTCAAAAACTCACTTAGAACCCGAAGAGAAAACACTCGCCATTGTCTCCAAGAAAAAGGAGTTTTAG
- a CDS encoding TraE/TraK family type IV conjugative transfer system protein has protein sequence METKTFQKKLKTLASQRNVLALCIIALSLAVIKLSFAIQNKEERVVIIPTTGPSFWVEKSRTSKEYLNVIGTYLSDLLLTRTPSDISWKNQQILCHAHPSAYVTLKKALLKEKETLTQDQATFVFKPIRSYASDRNLTFVIEGIQKTYIEKPESKETLLHSQKLKYTLSFRCEEGRLYLTTVTQEKL, from the coding sequence ATGGAAACCAAGACCTTTCAAAAAAAGCTCAAAACCCTTGCCTCCCAACGCAATGTCTTAGCTCTTTGCATCATCGCCCTAAGCCTTGCTGTGATCAAGTTAAGCTTTGCCATCCAAAATAAAGAGGAGCGCGTCGTCATTATCCCCACCACAGGTCCCTCCTTTTGGGTCGAAAAAAGCCGTACCTCCAAAGAGTACCTCAACGTCATCGGCACCTACCTTTCAGACCTTCTACTTACAAGAACCCCCTCCGACATCTCTTGGAAAAATCAGCAAATCCTTTGCCATGCCCACCCAAGTGCCTATGTCACCCTAAAAAAAGCCCTTTTAAAAGAAAAAGAAACCCTCACTCAAGACCAAGCCACCTTCGTTTTCAAGCCCATACGTTCCTACGCCTCCGATAGAAACCTCACGTTTGTCATTGAAGGGATCCAAAAGACCTACATTGAAAAACCAGAGAGTAAGGAGACCCTCCTTCACTCTCAAAAACTCAAATATACCCTCTCCTTCCGCTGCGAGGAGGGTAGACTTTATCTCACCACCGTGACCCAGGAGAAACTATGA
- the traL gene encoding type IV conjugative transfer system protein TraL produces the protein MKKRFYKYLDNPKMLMGMALTDLLSLAIPLYMGICLKKFILFALIGGSLFMMRRKVARALPKYYLIGLIYWHLPTTVFNRMFKVALPPSHKRFYLR, from the coding sequence ATGAAAAAACGGTTTTATAAATACCTAGATAATCCGAAAATGTTGATGGGGATGGCCCTTACAGACCTTTTGAGTCTTGCTATCCCCCTCTATATGGGGATTTGCTTGAAAAAGTTCATCCTTTTTGCCTTGATTGGAGGCTCCCTTTTTATGATGAGAAGAAAAGTCGCTCGAGCCCTTCCAAAGTACTATCTCATCGGCCTTATCTACTGGCACTTGCCAACAACCGTTTTCAACCGGATGTTTAAAGTCGCCCTTCCCCCCTCCCATAAACGCTTTTATCTTCGGTAG